The stretch of DNA CTCTCATCCCGCGCCGGTGCATCCCCTGGCACATTCGCGGCAGCTCTGGCAGGTTCCCAAAATCCCGCCATAGGCCAGATCGCAGAAGCATCTCCCGCAACGCTGGCTGATGCGGAAACCACGATACAAATAGCCGCCAAACATCCAGGAGCCGGTGGGCCGACAGCAAGTCTCATAGCAAATAATGACTCTCTGACTCGCCAGATAAGCTCCGCGACATCGAACGGTACACAACCACCCCTTGCGCAGAGAGTTGTCGTCGATGGCATCTTGAACATGACGGCCAGCCATATTCTGAACTCGGCACGAACCGAGCAAACTTTTTCGATTGTCCTCACCCCTGAAAGTTATGGCGAATTGTCGATCGATGTCCGCCAGAATGAAAAGGGAGTGATGGTGCGGCTGGAAGCGGCCACATCGGCGGGGCATGAATTATTGAGCGAGCATCTTTCAGAGCTGCGCGAAATACTTGACCAGCGTGGGCTGGATGTTGATCAGATCTCGCTTGAACGCGTCGAAGCCCCCCGAGAAGTCCTCGCGAGCAGCGATCCTGCGAACGATCGATCATCGAATCGTGAACAACCGGATGCCAATAGCCAGAATCTCCTGACCGGCCAGGAAGGTTCTTCGAGTTCAGGCAGCGATCGTCAACCAGATTCTGGCACTCCTCGCGAAAACTGGAACCGACTCGATCCACAGGAAGAGCCTCGTGCCGACCATCTGGCCGGGAACATTCAGGAAGCCAGATCGACACAAACTTCCGGATTTGCTAATGAAGGCTCTGCGAGACCTGTCCGCTGGGATCACGTGAATATCCAGATTTGAAATCGATCCGGGCCTGATTCTCGCTAGTATTGTACTGGTATGGTGGCGTCTGCTCGGGCATGAACAGCCCACGGCTCAAATCATAGAGAGGGATTTCATGTCGAGCATCGATCCAGTCACTGGCAAACCCAGAGAAGTCCCAGTCATTCCGTTGGATAAACAAGGCTTCAATGCTCTGGATACCGAAGCCTTCATGAAGCTGCTCATTACCCAGCTTCAGAATCAGGATCCTTCCAACCCGATGTCCAACGAGGAACTCCTCTCCCAGATTTCGCAAATGCGCAATCTAACATCGGATCTTGAACTAACCGATGCACTGGAAGGCCTGACTTTGAGCCAGCAGCTCAACAGTTCGACAGCCTTTCTGGGCAAGTCGATCAAAGGCACGACGGCTAATGGAACGGAAGTGAGCGGAGTCGTTGAGCGCGTTTACGTGAAAGATAAGGCGTCGTTTCTGGTCGTCGGGGACAAAGAAGTCCCGCTCACAAACGTCACAGATGTCACCAACGAGTCCTGATCGTTTGGGCAAACTCCTCATTGACAGACTTCCCCACTCCGGGTGGAACGCTGTTAGGCACAGGCGGGGATCTCCTGCCCCAAACTGCCATGATGCCCCCTGAACTGCTCGATGTGCAGAACAAAACAAACCCAGTGATTCAGACCACTCGTCGCGTTTGGGATGATCTGAAAGTCCTGGATCATCGACCGTCAAAGCGACTTGGGAAGGATCCTGTCCTATCAACCAGGCCGTGACCTGTTCCTCGTACCGTTCGCGGCTTTCGGGCGTGCCGAACCTGCCAAGGTACGCGTCTTTTCCCGCGATACGGACTCGAGCTTTTCCCGTGGGACGGTGCAGAAGGTAAGCCGGTTTTCGTTTACTGTGTGACATCGCAGCAGCCACCTCAAAAAGAGTGGTAGAAAAGTGGTAGTCACCCACTTTTCTGCTGCACCGCCGAGCATGGCGGGTAGTCGCAAGCAAGGACTTACAGGATTGGTCATACCGGATTCGAACCTGTGACTTCCACCGTGTGAAGCCCTTCTTAGCCACTAGGACTATAGCATTAAGTAAATGACGCTATTAATTTTAAACAAACTAAATACTATTTCAATAGCGATCATTTGCTTCCGCTGGATTTCAGCGACTTTCACTCACGTGTGGTAGTCCGATGGTAGTCGGTTTTTTTGTAGTGCCGGTTCATAGTCAGGTTGAGGAAATTGCGATATGTAAATAGCGTCAGTCAGAAACAACAGGCCATCTCTGGCGACCAAGACAGGACGGACAGCCCAAAAGGGGTGTGCGTTTAGTGCTGACCATCGGGTTACACAATTTCTGGCGATCAAAGCACTCTCCGACACAATGCGACTCCTGGAAGAATTCGGAGGAGATGGCTTTTCGGATCATCTCTGGCCCCATAGGCCGCCTGTCCAAAACTCCCGTTGCAACGAGATTCACTCGCCGATGGAACAGTTTGGGGATTGTTTCTGTTTATTGCTCTTCGCCATCAACCCAATCAGGAGCATCGTCCATTGAGGATGTCTTGGCCGATGCGGGAGCTTCCCATTTGGATAATAACTCTTGAAGCTTCTGAGAATGCTGAACCATGTGCCGCTTCATTGTGGGAGTTCGCACCAAGTCAACAATCACATCTTTCGTGCACGCTTTGTAGCGAGACATGATCCAGACGAATTCCAGGGTGTATTCAGGAGTCAATTTCACCAATGATCGGCGTGCATCGGAGATCAGTTGTGCTTCCTGCGGACACCAACGTGCACCAGACTTGGCAAGGAGATGAATGGCCTTCATCTTCTGGTGAGCTGCCGACGAATCGATCTTTCCTGCCTTTGGAAGCAGCAGACTGTGGCTTCCCCACGACCAGGACCATGACATCGAGTTGAGATACTGAGAAAAGAAGGGGTCAAGGGGTCAGGACTCTTTTTGGTCCGCGCGCCATTTCAGGAACTGGGCGCAAGTGCGAGCACTTCGGAGCTGGCGGTGGCGTAGTCGAATGTTGTGGACGTCACCAGAAATGGCAAGAAACGGCGTGGGCCGCAAGGGGAATTCCTCTGCGGCCTTGTCTCGCCCCTTTTTAGCCATCGGCCGGGTGCTTTTAACGTCTAAATTTTTCATCCCCATACATGAGTCCTGCGATCTTGGCATAACTCTGCTTGCCATTGTGATTCGCTTAATTGGACGGATGAAAGAGCCTGTAGGTCTTGAAGCCGCCTCCCACGTTCGCGGCAGAGTAACCCGATTGTAGAAGAACGCGTGTCGCCAAATAGCCACGCTGACCCACTTGACAGTACGTGGCAATCATCCGATGACGTGGTAGTTCGCCCAGGCGGGACCGGAGTTCATCAACCGGCATACTCATTGCTCCAGGAATATGGCCGGTTGCAAATTCCTGCGGCGTGCGAACGTCCAGTAACAACGGTTGCTCGACAGCAGGAGTCGCCAGGACTGCCTCAACATCGACCTGCGGATGGTCGCCACGCAGCAACCCACTCGCCACGAAGCCAGCCATGTTGACGGGGTCCTTCGCCGAACCATACTGCGGTGCGTAGGACAGTTCCATTTCTTCCAGATCGAACACTGTCATTCCCGCCTGGATCGCCACGGACAGCACGTCGATTCGCTTATCGATGCCGACCCCACCCACGGCCTGTGCCCCCAATACCTGGCCGGTTGTCGGATCGAACAGGAGCTTTAGCGTCATCGCTTCCGCACCGGGGTAGTAACCGGCGTGGTGTGTTGGATGAACGTAGATTTTTCGGAAGGGGCGTTGGTCTCGGCGTAGAACTTTCTCGGATGCTCCGGTTATCGCGGCCGTTTTGTCAAACACACCCAGAATGGCAGTTCCTTGGGTTCCCCGGTAAGTCATTGAGCGACCAAACACATTGTCGGCGGCGATCCGGCCTTGGCGGTTAGCGGGTCCGGCGAGTGGAACCTGAGTCAGGTTGCCCGATACAAAGTCCGTAACCTCGATGGCATCTCCAACCGCATAAATGTTCGGGTCGGTTGTCTGCAGGTAACT from Planctopirus ephydatiae encodes:
- a CDS encoding flagellar hook assembly protein FlgD, translating into MSSIDPVTGKPREVPVIPLDKQGFNALDTEAFMKLLITQLQNQDPSNPMSNEELLSQISQMRNLTSDLELTDALEGLTLSQQLNSSTAFLGKSIKGTTANGTEVSGVVERVYVKDKASFLVVGDKEVPLTNVTDVTNES
- a CDS encoding FAD-dependent oxidoreductase; translation: MKLLIVGGVAGGASAAARARRLSEDAEIVVFERGPDVSFANCGLPYYIGGEITERKKLIVTTPELLRSRFQLDVRTRSSVEAIDRTAKKIRVRDLESGREYEEAYDKLILATGAAPFRPSIPGIDLPGIFTLRNLHDTDQIKARVDHDVKQAVLLGGGFISLELAENFVRRGIATTVVEKNGQILTPFDKEMTTPIVQELAARGVTILLDQFAESFEPSADGLTVCLNSGQRLSAQLVILGVGVRPENKLAIDAGLEVGPRGGIQVNSYLQTTDPNIYAVGDAIEVTDFVSGNLTQVPLAGPANRQGRIAADNVFGRSMTYRGTQGTAILGVFDKTAAITGASEKVLRRDQRPFRKIYVHPTHHAGYYPGAEAMTLKLLFDPTTGQVLGAQAVGGVGIDKRIDVLSVAIQAGMTVFDLEEMELSYAPQYGSAKDPVNMAGFVASGLLRGDHPQVDVEAVLATPAVEQPLLLDVRTPQEFATGHIPGAMSMPVDELRSRLGELPRHRMIATYCQVGQRGYLATRVLLQSGYSAANVGGGFKTYRLFHPSN